A part of Candida albicans SC5314 chromosome 2, complete sequence genomic DNA contains:
- the TAF4 gene encoding Taf4p (Putative TFIID subunit; mutation confers hypersensitivity to toxic ergosterol analog), with translation MTSTPQESSNLKRQLENSEDSSSPNKKSKTETTTENQSSWESDFNSLPVELLQTETNGTSPAPAPATPIDTTNVSNSKERDQDTSKLNDAIAAAGVDIQQEEEILLQQQLNRKSAEGMASNLKSVIRSSKSPPFLHNYHLAAFIDKVAKQNGIQQNFLMDGEMLELISAACETWLSNLATKTIILSRHRRRGIPVINKKSGSSSVPRSEISKELRSLALKQKEMEEKRVNKRVMLGLEKSTKDASKNDENGESKAGAEETLHRAANATAAMMTMNPGRKKYSWMTSSATAGGGSDFGKSSGGSSKDSGKHQSPIISVRGDNGLRFREIRSGNSIIMKDLLGAIEDEKMGTRNAVIKGYAKLKD, from the coding sequence ATGACAAGTACACCTCAAGAATCCTCTAATTTGAAGAGACAATTAGAAAACAGTGAGGACTCCAGCTCACCAAATAAGAAATCTAAAACAGAGACTACCACGGAAAACCAGAGCTCATGGGAGTCTGACTTTAATAGTTTACCGGTGGAATTACTACAAACTGAAACAAATGGTACATCACCAGCACCAGCACCAGCAACACCGATCGATACCACCAATGTATCAAACTCAAAGGAACGTGATCAGGATACTtctaaattaaatgatgcGATTGCTGCTGCAGGAGTTGATattcaacaagaagaagagatattattacaacaacaattaaatagAAAATCTGCAGAGGGTATGGCAAGCAATCTAAAAAGTGTGATCAGGTCCAGCAAACTGCCTCCATTTCTACACAATTACCATTTAGCTGCCTTTATTGATAAAGTGGCTAAACAAAATGGAATTCAACAGAATTTCTTAATGGATGGTGAGATGTTGGAATTAATTTCAGCTGCTTGTGAGACTTGGTTAAGTAATCTAGCAACAAAAACGATAATCTTGTCACGCCACAGGAGAAGGGGAATACCTGTTATTAATAAGAAGTCAGGAAGTAGTTCAGTTCCAAGATCagaaatttcaaaagaatTGAGAAGCTTGGCCTTAAAACAAAAGGAAATGGAAGAGAAACGAGTGAATAAAAGAGTGATGTTGGGGTTGGAAAAAAGCACCAAAGACGCATCCAAAAATGACGAAAATGGTGAATCAAAAGCTGGTGCTGAAGAAACATTACATCGTGCAGCAAATGCTACAGCTGCAATGATGACTATGAATCCCGGGAGAAAGAAATATAGTTGGATGACTTCAAGTGCTACAGCAGGCGGTGGGTCAGACTTTGGTAAATCAAGTGGTGGCTCATCAAAGGACTCGGGAAAACACCAAAGTCCTATTATTTCAGTACGTGGTGATAATGGCCTTAGGTTTAGAGAAATAAGGTCAGGTAATTCCATTATTATGAAAGATTTGTTAGGCGcaattgaagatgaaaaaatGGGTACGAGAAATGCTGTAATAAAAGGATAtgcaaaattgaaagattaA
- the RCL1 gene encoding rRNA-processing endoribonuclease (Putative U3-containing 90S preribosome processome complex subunit; Hap43-induced; essential; S. cerevisiae ortholog is essential; represses in core stress response): MSSVASKKIITFEGHRNFRLRLVLATLSGKPIKITKIRSQDLNPGLKDHEVSFLRLLEAVTNGSHIEISYTGTTIIYRPGIIIGGDLTHNCPDTKSIGYFIEPMLMLAPFSKKKFSIIFKGLTNIAGNDTGVDAIKWGLLPVMEKFGVREVSLHILKRGSAPLGGGEVHLLCSSLIPQPLTIHALDIPKFSAIRGVAYCTRVSPSIVNRMIDSARAVLKPTGCEVNITADVWRGENSGKSPGFGITLVAESKRGWRIVTENVGSAGSLPEDSGELTAYQLLEEISNSGVVGRYQLPLALVYMTIGKEDIGRLKIQKSEIDENLVSVLRDIQEVFGTEAFFKDDAEELDSDDKFMTVSIKGVGFTNVSKKIA, encoded by the coding sequence ATGTCCAGTGTTGCTTCCAAAAAGATAATAACATTTGAAGGGCACAGGAATTTCAGATTAAGATTGGTGCTAGCCACATTATCTGGAAAACCTATCAAAATTACTAAAATTCGTTCTCAAGACTTGAACCCAGGTTTGAAAGATCATGaagtttcttttcttaGATTACTAGAAGCCGTAACCAATGGATCCcatattgaaatttcatATACCGGTACAACAATCATTTATAGACCTGGGATTATAATAGGTGGAGATCTTACCCACAATTGTCCTGATACAAAATCTATTGGATATTTCATTGAACCAATGTTAATGTTAGCCCCTTtttcgaaaaaaaaattcagCATTATTTTCAAAGGATTGACTAATATAGCAGGTAATGACACTGGAGTTGATGCCATTAAATGGGGGTTATTACCAGTAATGGAAAAGTTTGGTGTGAGAGAAGTTTCGTTACATATTTTGAAGAGAGGATCAGCCCCCTTGGGTGGAGGAGAAGTGCATTTGTTATGTAGCTCTTTGATTCCACAACCATTGACTATTCACGCGTTGGACATTCCCAAGTTCTCTGCCATTAGAGGAGTTGCTTATTGTACAAGAGTTTCCCCATCGATTGTTAATAGAATGATTGATTCAGCAAGAGCAGTATTGAAGCCAACAGGATGCGAGGTTAATATCACCGCTGATGTCTGGAGAGGAGAAAATTCAGGAAAATCACCAGGGTTTGGCATCACCTTAGTCGCTGAGCTGAAGCGTGGATGGAGAATTGTTACCGAGAATGTTGGTTCGGCTGGGAGTTTACCTGAAGATTCTGGTGAGTTAACAGCTTACCAGTTACTCGaagaaatatcaaataGTGGAGTTGTTGGAAGATACCAGTTGCCATTAGCACTTGTGTATATGACTATTGGAAAAGAAGACATTGGTCGTTtgaaaatccaaaaaagTGAGATCGACGAGAATTTGGTGTCCGTGCTCAGAGATATTCAAGAAGTTTTTGGCACAGAAGCTTTCTTCAAAGATGATGCAGAAGAGCTTGATAGTGATGATAAATTCATGACAGTTTCTATCAAGGGAGTAGGGTTCACCAATGTTTCTAAAAAAATAGCTTGA
- the YCS4 gene encoding condensin subunit (Putative condensin complex subunit; cell-cycle regulated periodic mRNA expression), whose protein sequence is MDFSLSSYFNAFDVDKDYQIEFSDVDSKLESITDSLANNPESLNFNQELLEDLIELTHGFRELEEKKRHQLAYLVTSSLNAVGQSYGNMLQSGDFHDNVDTIKSTLERYGYLMFVLLKYLGKEDFSQVGNARSQKSVPREVLARWKSNCTEVENGLTAVITVLSLDLSKVFVTTPERDSFVELFSRPIINLMESPERMKLVPIKLLIFRALCIAVTKHKHGSMLQHSIIQCLTYYAHLPQYMAGLLHTLTEKYDYMVLTEEILREISQTHFNSNDTNGPKAVSEFLIKLSELSPRLILRQMTSISQLLDNSNQTLRCSVVEACGNIVVDILKNSTRDQGEDEDADYYRHQVAKLLNLLEERFLDQNPYVRTKAFQALSKVADLKVKLTERRQKMMMLAVRSLEDRSTLVRRNAIKLMSKLILNHQFQGSHGTQLALTFWKQKLKDAEAELMKYIPADVQAGPEQQSDTSDVEDDGDESDKVEQENNLNGQAEATKKDEPTMDIDKEDVSEEGDREGESDIVANTSSFNDNLPDATVLARVKLTANYYKDAVDFVEAVQHGTDVISGLLFSKNRNEAIDAMDFLVLADAYGVENSHVGIRKMLHLVWMKGSSDEGKSVPAHLIDCYKSLFLIAPNSASKIEKATYIAKNLIGLTLKASVADLASLEKLLGLMYAAMMINFEVINVLWQIYNLSDRSEEVRRQKRGAIIILGMLSLEDNQIAIKGFDSLLNIGLGDEGKDDLILGRYTCIALQRVIPADAKKNSTMVKIPREEEAITKFKQILIDYNENPEWYSISEEAIDAIFQLSSEPDRVCSDVIKTKAVAVFGDNRASVENPDVALSQLLFIVGHVAIKTIVFLEKLEGQFKKKKHEAESKKGTANSNNSSTAADAQEEAEGENELEMIGGTSEDDFADAVVHVKERELLYGDYSLLGRFGPLVKEICAHPKQFSNLRLQRSAVLCLTKLMCVSSIYCEENLPLLLQIMEKSDDPVTRCNCVLGLGDVAVCFNNIVDENTEYIYSRLTDENIMVQRTCLMTVTFLILAGQVKVKGQLSSMAKCLENPDQSISDMCRLFFAELATKDNAIYNGFIDIFSGLSNDETLAKDEMKRIIRFLVGFIDKEKHQKQLAEKLLARLPKCQSENQWQDVAFVLQTIPYKNDAITAALEEGFTLVSAKH, encoded by the coding sequence ATGGATTTTAGCCTCTCATCATATTTTAACGCGTTTGATGTTGATAAGGATTATCAAATAGAGTTTTCTGACGTGGATTCCAAATTAGAATCAATTACAGATTCATTGGCAAACAATCCAGAATCCCTAAATTTTAACCAGGAATTATTGGAAGATCTTATTGAGTTGACACATGGGTTTAGAGAAttagaagagaaaaagCGTCATCAGCTAGCGTATCTTGttacttcttctttgaatGCAGTGGGGCAATCATATGGTAACATGCTCCAAAGTGGTGATTTTCATGATAATGTTGatacaatcaaatcaactttAGAGAGGTATGGTTATTTGATGTTTGttcttttgaaatatcTCGGGAAAGAGGATTTCTCACAAGTTGGTAATGCAAGATCGCAGAAATCTGTACCTCGAGAAGTCTTGGCTAGGtggaaatcaaattgtaCCGAAGTCGAGAACGGTTTAACTGCTGTAATAACTGTTTTGAGCCTTGATTTAAGTAAAGTGTTTGTTACAACCCCTGAGAGAGATTCATTTGTGGAATTGTTTTCACGACCgataatcaatttgatgGAGAGCCCCGAGAGAATGAAGTTGGTTCCtataaaattattgattttcaGGGCCTTGTGTATTGCGGTCACCAAACATAAACATGGATCGATGCTTCAGCACTCCATTATTCAATGTCTTACGTACTATGCTCATTTGCCACAGTATATGGCAGGATTACTACATACATTAACTGAAAAATACGATTATATGGTTTTAACTGAAGAAATCTTACGAGAGATTTCGCAAACGCATTTCAACTCAAACGATACAAATGGTCCAAAAGCAGTATCTGAATTTCTTATCAAGCTATCAGAGTTGAGTCCAAGGTTGATTTTGCGTCAGATGACAAGTATCTCCCAGTTATTGGATAATAGTAATCAAACGTTAAGATGCTCTGTAGTCGAAGCATGCGgtaatattgttgttgatattctAAAGAACAGTACTAGAGATCAAGGTGAGGATGAAGACGCAGACTATTATAGACACCAGGTTGCCAAACTCTTGAATTTGTTGGAAGAGAGATTCTTGGACCAGAATCCCTATGTGCGTACAAAAGCGTTCCAAGCATTGTCTAAAGTTGCTGATCTAAAAGTCAAATTGACTGAACGAAGAcagaaaatgatgatgttggCGGTAAGGTCACTTGAAGATAGAAGTACTTTGGTTAGAAGAAATGCGATTAAATTGATGTCTAAATTGATACTTAATCACCAATTTCAAGGTTCACATGGAACTCAGTTGGCATTGACATTCtggaaacaaaaattaaaagatgcAGAAGctgaattaatgaaatatataCCTGCAGATGTCCAAGCTGGGCCTGAACAGCAATCCGATACTAGTGACGTTGAAGATGATGGAGATGAACTGGATAAAGTAGAACAAGAGAATAATTTGAACGGACAAGCAGAAGCCACTAAGAAAGATGAACCAACTATGGATATTGACAAAGAGGATGTCCTGGAAGAAGGTGACCGTGAAGGTGAAAGTGATATTGTCGCTAACACATCATCTTTCAATGATAATTTACCTGATGCAACTGTCTTGGCAAGGGTCAAATTAACAGCCAATTATTATAAAGATGCTGTGGATTTTGTTGAAGCTGTCCAACATGGAACCGACGTTATTTCTGggttattattttcaaagaaTAGAAATGAGGCGATAGATGCTATGGATTTCCTAGTTTTGGCAGATGCGTACGGAGTTGAAAACTCCCATGTTGGTATTAGAAAGATGCTTCATTTGGTTTGGATGAAAGGGTCTTCTGATGAAGGAAAATCAGTACCTGCTCATCTCATTGATTGCTACAAATCATTGTTCTTGATAGCTCCAAATTCTGCCAGCAAGATTGAGAAAGCTACTTATATTGCcaagaatttgattggtTTGACATTGAAAGCGTCTGTAGCTGATTTGGCTTCGTTAGAGAAGTTGTTGGGTCTCATGTATGCGGCAATGATGATCAATTTTGAAGTCATCAACGTATTGTGGCAAATCTATAACCTTAGTGATCGCAGTGAGGAGGTGAGGAGACAGAAACGAGGAgccattattattttgggGATGCTTTCTCTTGAAGACAATCAAATTGCTATTAAAGGATTTGACTCCTTATTGAATATTGGATTGGGCGATGAAGGTAAAGATGATTTGATCCTTGGTAGGTATACATGTATTGCGTTACAACGTGTTATACCAGCAGATGCAAAGAAGAATTCTACTATGGTCAAAATACcaagagaagaagaagctaTAACtaaatttaaacaaattttaattgacTACAATGAAAACCCAGAATGGTATTCTATTAGTGAAGAAGCGATTGAtgcaatttttcaactctCGTCGGAGCCAGACAGGGTTTGTTCGGATGTCATCAAAACTAAAGCAGTTGCTGTTTTCGGTGACAATAGAGCTTCTGTGGAAAATCCGGATGTTGCATTATCTCAGTTGTTATTTATTGTTGGGCATGTAGCCATTAAGACAATTGTTTTCCTAGAAAAACTTGAAGgtcaattcaaaaaaaaaaaacatgaAGCTGAATCTAAAAAGGGTACCGCAAATTCCAACAATAGTAGTACTGCTGCAGATGCTCAAGAAGAAGCAGAGGGAGAGAACGAATTGGAAATGATTGGAGGTACTTCTGAAGATGATTTTGCTGATGCTGTTGTGCATGTTAAAGAACGAGAATTACTCTATGGCGACTATTCATTATTGGGCAGATTTGGACCTTTGGTGAAAGAAATTTGTGCACACCCCAAACAGTTTTCAAACTTGAGGTTACAGCGTTCTGCTGTGCTTTGTTTGACTAAATTGATGTGTGtttcatcaatatattGTGAGGAAAATTTACCACTATTACTTCAAATTATGGAAAAATCAGATGATCCTGTCACCCGATGCAACTGTGTACTTGGTTTGGGAGATGTGGCAGTTTGTTTCAATAacattgttgatgaaaacACGGAATACATATACAGTCGTCTTACAGATGAGAATATTATGGTGCAAAGAACATGTTTGATGACAGTCACATTTTTAATTCTCGCTGGTCAAGTGAAGGTAAAGGGTCAATTGTCATCTATGGCCAAGTGTTTGGAGAATCCAGATCAAAGTATAAGTGATATGTGTAGATTATTCTTTGCAGAATTGGCTACCAAGGACAATGCAATTTACAATggatttattgatattttcaGTGGGTTGTCTAACGATGAAACTTTGGCTAAAGATGAGATGAAAAGGATTATACGTTTCTTGGTTGGGTTCATCGATAAAGAAAAGCATCAGAAGCAATTGGCAGAAAAGTTGTTGGCAAGGTTGCCAAAATGTCAACTGGAAAATCAATGGCAAGATGTGGCTTTTGTGTTGCAAACCATACCCTACAAAAACGATGCTATCACTGCTGCCTTGGAAGAAGGATTTACCTTGGTTCTGGCCAAACATTag
- a CDS encoding sterol esterase (Ortholog(s) have sterol esterase activity, role in sterol metabolic process and integral component of membrane, lipid particle localization) encodes MSEENPPQQDQQAPNVSDKPQGDSLITPRETHFHNVFVKYLIMLISALGSVIYTTVLCTGSILNHWFDIVSGREKTVLADIEQRSHGYVPREPYDELSKMKPTSDLQYYLQQLNLDLQEYRVTTCDGYILTLHRIIDPRESEEQRQQRKPVLLQHGLLSCSGTWIVSGKNSSGYYFHEQGYDVWMGNNRSWFIPQHKTLSGSLYNNEQYWDWGVQELAYHDLPALISTVLANKKYFQKLVLLGHSQGGLQSFLMLKNPRLGEIHEKVELFCPLAPAVYPGKLFYTRQFIKFINNRSEFMWLILFGCCAFLRNLCLVRHYIASSWLFGKLSYYMFKYLFGWTGRNWGPYKKVWHFCFIFNMSYASVELMKYYLSKHSDCGFTTLLQPKAAYSSDAHFTENVTDDKKSYFQFDTTWFSGIKVPMIVFIGDEDFLVDGEKVVAHMRKYEPGYREGSNFEAVSIPTYNHLDIVWAEDVIGTIGYTICNKLKQMKARDVQEGLTSESKEQAVTIPEGSSGHHQQQEEVGLNEKIVSVSEDIHDTELTTKVKHNLSADIPLTETRKLTTTEVF; translated from the coding sequence ATGAGTGAAGAGAATCCGCCGCAGCAAGATCAACAGGCGCCAAACGTATCTGATAAACCTCAGGGAGATCTGTTAATAACTCCTCGTGAAACACATTTCCACAATGTATTCgtgaaatatttgataatgcTTATTAGTGCCTTGGGATCAGTTATATACACAACTGTGCTATGTACTGGTTCTATACTCAATCATTGGTTTGATATTGTTAGTGGAAGGGAAAAGACCGTACTTGCAGATATTGAGCAAAGAAGTCACGGATATGTGCCTCGAGAACCATACGATGAATTGTCGAAAATGAAACCCACTAGTGATTTACAGTATTATTTGCAACAGttgaatttggatttgCAAGAGTACAGGGTTACCACATGTGACGGGTACATCTTAACCCTACATAGAATTATTGATCCCAGGGAGCTGGAAGAACAGAGGCAGCAAAGAAAACCTGTTCTTTTGCAACATGGTTTATTGTCATGTAGCGGGACATGGATAGTGAGTGGCAAGAATTCATCAGGATACTATTTTCATGAGCAAGGCTATGATGTTTGGATGGGAAATAATCGATCGTGGTTCATACCGCAACACAAAACTTTGAGTGGGAGTCTTTACAACAATGAACAATACTGGGACTGGGGAGTGCAAGAATTGGCGTACCATGATTTACCGGCTCTAATATCAACAGTTTTGGCGAATAAGAAatatttccaaaaattgGTTTTATTGGGGCATCTGCAAGGTGGACTCCAGAGTTTTTTGATGCTCAAGAATCCACGTTTGGGAGAAATACACGAGAAAGTTGAGCTCTTCTGTCCATTGGCTCCTGCAGTATATCCAGGAAAGTTATTCTATACTCgtcaattcattaaatttattaataaccGTAGTGAATTCATGTGGTTGATATTGTTTGGATGTTGTGCATTTTTGAGAAATTTGTGTCTTGTGAGACACTACATTGCAAGTTCATGGTTGTTTGGGAAGTTGTCGTACTACATGTTTAAGTATTTGTTTGGATGGACTGGGAGAAATTGGGGACCATATAAAAAAGTGTGGCATTTctgtttcattttcaatatgaGTTATGCATCGGTAGAACTAATGAAGTATTACTTGTCAAAGCATTCCGATTGTGGGTTTACCACCTTGTTACAACCAAAAGCTGCCTATTCGAGTGATGCACATTTTACCGAGAATGTCACTGACGACAAAAAAAGTTATTTCCAGTTTGACACTACCTGGTTCAGTGGCATTAAGGTTCCTATGATTGTATTTATAGGTGACGAGGATTTTTTGGTAGACGGAGAAAAAGTTGTTGCACATATGAGAAAGTATGAACCCGGATATAGAGAAGGAAGTAATTTTGAGGCAGTTTCGATTCCCACTTACAATCATCTTGATATCGTATGGGCAGAGGATGTTATTGGAACCATTGGATATACTATATGtaacaaattaaaacaaatgaaagCTCGCGATGTGCAAGAGGGGCTTACGCTGGAAAGTAAAGAACAGGCTGTTACCATCCCGGAAGGATCTTCCGGTCATCACCAACAGCAAGAAGAAGTGGGTTTGAACGAAAAGATTGTGCTGGTATCAGAAGATATACATGATACTGAACTTACAACTAAAGTGAAACATAACTTATCGGCAGATATCCCGCTCACAGAAACTAGAAAGCTAACTACAACCGAAGTATTCTAA
- the HEM15 gene encoding ferrochelatase (Putative ferrochelatase involved in heme biosynthesis; transcript not regulated by iron levels and not affected by a yfh1 null mutation; Spider biofilm repressed), which yields MMFRSTFKPTCIARRGFFRFNSSNSSKPPTGIVFMNMGGPSKVEETYDFLLRLFSDGDLIPFGRFQNILAKFIAKRRTPKIEEHYREIGGGSPIRKWSEYQCKKVCEILDKTSPETAPHKPYVAFRYANPLTEETLNDMKKDGVTKAVAFSQYPQFSYSTSGSSMNELYRQTLIHDPERTIDWSFIDRWPQQPGLVKAFANNIKEKLAEFPPQDRDDIVILFSAHSLPMEIVNLGDSYPAEVAATVYKIMEELKFSNPYRLVWQSQVGPKPWLGGQTSKIIDKLEKRDDIKGIVLVPVAFTSDHIETLHELDIEILEDATNPHKIKRAESLNGNETFIEGLADLVKSHLKSGEKYSKQLELDCILGSERAQGTFKHPNEIFGNRKN from the coding sequence atgatgtttAGAAGTACTTTCAAACCCACTTGCATTGCCAGAAGAGGATTCTTCCGGTTCAATTCCTCCAACAGTTCAAAACCTCCAACCGGGATTGTTTTTATGAATATGGGAGGTCCTTCAAAGGTGGAGGAAACATATGATTTTTTGCTCAGATTATTTTCCGATGGAGATTTGATTCCGTTTGGACGATTCCAAAATATATTGGCCAAATTCATTGCTAAAAGACGTACaccaaaaattgaagagCATTATCGAGAAATTGGTGGCGGTTCACCTATCAGAAAATGGTCAGAATACCAATGTAAAAAAGTCTGTGAGATTTTAGACAAAACGTCACCTGAAACTGCTCCACATAAACCGTATGTTGCATTTAGATACGCCAACCCATTGACTGAAGAAACCTTGAATGACATGAAGAAAGATGGTGTCACCAAAGCTGTGGCTTTTTCTCAATATCCTCAATTCTCCTACTCGACATCTGGCTCTTCCATGAATGAATTGTATCGTCAAACATTGATCCATGATCCCGAAAGAACCATTGATTGGTCGTTTATTGACAGATGGCCGCAACAACCAGGTTTAGTAAAAGCATTTGCCAATAACATCAAAGAAAAGTTGGCTGAATTTCCACCACAAGACAGAGACGACATtgttattttattttctgcTCATTCGTTACCTATGGAAATTGTCAACTTGGGAGATTCGTATCCTGCTGAAGTGGCAGCAACTGTTTATAAAATCATGGAAGAACTCAAATTTTCCAATCCATATCGTTTAGTTTGGCAATCTCAAGTAGGTCCAAAGCCTTGGTTGGGTGGACAAACTTCTAAGATCATTGacaaacttgaaaaaagagACGACATCAAGGGGATTGTTTTAGTGCCTGTTGCTTTCACTTCCGATCATATCGAAACTTTGCATGAATTGGATATTGAGATCTTAGAAGATGCCACAAATCCACACAAGATAAAGCGTGCAGAATCATTGAACGGTAATGAGACATTTATTGAAGGCTTAGCTGATTTGGTTAAATCCCATTTGAAAAGTGGTGAAAAATATTCCAAgcaattggaattggatTGTATTTTAGGTAGTGAAAGAGCACAAGGAACGTTTAAACATCCTAATGAAATATTTGGAAATAggaaaaattaa
- the LPT1 gene encoding lysophospholipid acyltransferase (Lysophospholipid acyltransferase, involved in phospholipid remodeling; role in glycerophospholipid biosynthesis; rat catheter biofilm repressed) — translation MISIIQNGISQLSSVSGLDEANLKILICTLLSFPFGIIFKRLPDHDYTLKNIYNVAVSCFYVFGICDLRFGISTLLISATGSYFITRYVRTKSMPWINFLFLMIHMAYSHFHLQFFKEYDPKSIDITGAQMILVMKLSAFGWNIHDGKQPRSTLNDFNKARAITKHPNVLPYIGYVFFYASLLTGPAFDYADYDKFIHGTLFDDVPQDKRPGKNKRRIPRSGVQAFKKFSLGFFWAFLLLQSDKFVTMEYMFSPEFVQYHGLFYRIIYMWILGFTFRLKYYTIWTIAEGACILCGIGYNGVDPETGEFKWNRVQNIDPWSFETGQNVHACLEAWNQNTNIWLKNYVYLRVAKPGKKPGFKSTIFTFTTSAFWHGTRPGYYLTFVVGALMQTVGKYYRRNFRPIFLEADGKTPKPTKIVYDFVCWVNTQLAFGFFVQPFVILGFTKSLECWATVYYWLLWVIAISFFAFSGPFAKSVSKFFKSLQPSYREQQRKSREDKYKLNNEEASIVEQAVGAKLGQDYDIPALGLPPFDVFTDFDQTEVDHDIQHLRKAWTSFRGRRGSITENDFDGLKDAYNNFTNEINDIFNTKKEEFKKEKLNKQN, via the coding sequence atgatttcaattattcaaaatggGATATCTCAATTGCTGAGTGTATCTGGTCTAGATGAGGCAAATTTAAAGATCTTAATATGTACTTTGTTATCTTTCCCATTCGgtataattttcaaaagattGCCAGATCATGATTATACGTTAAAAAACATTTACAACGTAGCCGTTTCTTGTTTTTATGTGTTTGGTATTTGTGATTTACGTTTTGGTATTTCAACACTTTTGATCTCAGCAACAGGATCATACTTTATTACAAGATATGTACGGACTAAATCAATGCCATGGATaaactttttatttttgatgaTTCATATGGCTTATAGCCATTTTCatttacaatttttcaaagagTACGACCCTAAGCTGATTGATATTACTGGTGCTCAAATGATTTTAGTAATGAAATTGTCAGCATTTGGTTGGAATATACATGATGGGAAACAACCAAGACTGACTTTGAATGATTTCAACAAGGCCAGGGCTATTACAAAGCATCCAAACGTGTTGCCATACATTGGTTATGTGTTTTTTTATGCATCATTGTTGACTGGACCAGCTTTTGATTATGCTGATTATGACAAGTTCATCCATGGCACATTGTTTGATGATGTTCCCCAAGACAAAAGACCCgggaaaaacaaaagaagaatacCTAGATCTGGTGTCCAAGCATTTAAAAAGTTTCTGTTGGGGTTCTTTTGGGCTTTCTTGTTACTTCAAAGTGACAAGTTTGTCACTATGGAATACATGTTTTCTCCTGAATTTGTACAGTATCATGGTTTGTTTTACCGAATCATTTACATGTGGATATTAGGATTCACATTTAGATTAAAATACTATACTATTTGGACAATTGCAGAAGGTGCTTGTATTTTGTGTGGTATCGGATACAATGGTGTGGATCCGGAAACAGGAGAGTTCAAGTGGAATAGAGTTCAAAATATAGATCCTTGGTCATTTGAAACCGGACAGAATGTACACGCTTGTTTGGAGGCTTGGAATCAAAACACGAACATatggttgaaaaattacGTATATTTGCGAGTTGCAAAACCTGGCAAGAAACCAGGATTCAAGAGTACAATTTTCACATTTACTACAAGTGCATTCTGGCACGGTACTAGGCCAGGGTACTATTTGACGTTTGTCGTTGGTGCTTTAATGCAAACTGTTGGTAAATATTATCGAAGAAACTTTAGACCTATATTTTTGGAAGCCGATGGGAAGACACCTAAGCCCACCAAAATTGTTTATGATTTTGTATGTTGGGTTAACACCCAATTGGCATTTGGGTTTTTTGTTCAACCGTTTGTGATTTTAGGATTTACAAAATCGTTAGAATGTTGGGCTACTGTGTATTACTGGTTGTTATGGGTTATTGCAATATCATTTTTCGCTTTCAGTGGCCCATTTGCAAAATCCGTGAGtaaattcttcaaatcGTTGCAACCATCGTACAGAGAACAACAGCGCAAATCAAGAGAAGATAAATACAAGTTGAATAATGAGGAAGCAAGTATTGTTGAACAAGCTGTTGGTGCTAAACTAGGGCAAGATTATGATATCCCAGCCCTTGGATTGCCTCCGTTTGACGTGTTTACGGATTTTGATCAAACGGAAGTTGATCATGACATACAGCACTTGCGTAAAGCATGGACTTCATTTAGAGGACGTAGAGGGTCTATTACTGAGAATGATTTTGACGGGTTGAAAGACGcttataataattttactaatgaaattaatgatatattcaataccaaaaaggaagaattcaagaaagaaaaactcAACAAGCAAAACTAA